The following are from one region of the Tenacibaculum dicentrarchi genome:
- a CDS encoding bifunctional 3-deoxy-7-phosphoheptulonate synthase/chorismate mutase type II has protein sequence MENTKELRTWLDDMNLAHPLVIAGPCSAETEEQVLKIAHELKDSDVNYFRAGIWKPRTRPGNFEGVGSLGLKWLQKVKEETGMKTCTEVANAAHVKLALEHDIDLLWIGARTAVSPFIMQELADALHGTDKIVLVKNPINPDLALWLGGIERLYTADIKNLGAIHRGFSTYEKSKYRNVPEWQIAIEFKNRFPDLPLICDPSHITGNREMIFDVCQTALDLNFDGLMVETHFDPEKAWSDAAQQVTPTKLKQIMTDLKIRKATETDSEYRESLDNLRAQINIVDGQLIEMMGKRMKVADKIGALKKDMNVAVLQSRRWNEILGNMILEGESKGLSEEFVLKMFKAIHQESINHQEKIIKG, from the coding sequence ATGGAAAATACAAAAGAATTAAGAACATGGTTGGATGATATGAATTTAGCACATCCACTAGTAATAGCAGGGCCTTGTAGTGCAGAAACCGAAGAGCAGGTTTTAAAAATTGCACACGAATTAAAAGATTCTGATGTAAACTATTTTAGAGCAGGAATTTGGAAACCAAGAACTAGACCTGGAAATTTTGAAGGTGTAGGTTCTTTAGGTTTAAAGTGGTTACAAAAAGTAAAAGAAGAAACAGGTATGAAAACCTGTACTGAAGTTGCCAATGCAGCCCACGTAAAATTAGCTTTAGAACATGATATAGATTTATTATGGATTGGTGCAAGAACTGCAGTCTCTCCGTTTATTATGCAGGAATTAGCAGACGCTTTACATGGTACAGATAAAATTGTATTGGTAAAAAACCCTATAAATCCAGATTTAGCTTTGTGGTTAGGTGGAATTGAAAGATTATACACTGCAGATATTAAAAACTTAGGAGCTATTCATAGAGGGTTTTCAACTTATGAAAAATCAAAATATAGAAACGTTCCTGAATGGCAAATTGCAATTGAGTTTAAAAATAGATTCCCTGATTTACCTTTAATTTGTGACCCTTCACATATTACAGGAAACAGAGAAATGATTTTTGATGTTTGTCAAACTGCTTTAGATTTAAACTTTGATGGTTTAATGGTTGAAACTCATTTTGACCCTGAAAAGGCTTGGAGTGATGCTGCTCAACAAGTAACTCCTACTAAGTTAAAGCAGATTATGACTGATTTAAAAATTAGAAAAGCAACAGAAACTGATTCTGAATACAGAGAATCTTTAGATAATTTACGTGCTCAAATTAATATTGTTGATGGACAACTAATAGAAATGATGGGCAAAAGAATGAAAGTTGCCGATAAAATTGGTGCTTTAAAGAAAGATATGAACGTTGCTGTTTTACAGTCTAGACGTTGGAATGAAATTCTTGGAAACATGATTCTTGAAGGTGAAAGCAAAGGATTAAGCGAAGAATTTGTTTTAAAAATGTTTAAAGCAATTCACCAAGAATCTATTAATCATCAAGAAAAAATTATTAAAGGATAA
- a CDS encoding pyridoxal phosphate-dependent aminotransferase, with product MIQPAKRLDTVQEYYFSKKLREVRELAAAGKPIINMGIGSPDLLPPTNVINAIQESFGDATAHKYQSYQGLPELRNAISKFYNEKFGVASNPENEILPLMGSKEGIMHISMAFLNEGDKVLIPNPGYPTYTSVTKLVGATPLFYNLSDTTNWQPNFEELEKLDLENVKIMWVNYPHMPTGTNATLETFEKLVAFGKKHQILIVNDNPYSFILNDNPISILQVDGAKEIALELNSLSKTFNMAGWRVGMVLGNANFINQILKVKSNMDSGMFYGIQKGAIEALHLSDEWFIAQNKIYEERRNLIFKLADKLNCTYNKNSTGLFVWAKIPEGKTSEETADEILYGKDIFITPGTVFGSQGEGYIRFSLCITKEVIKEAINRFA from the coding sequence ATGATTCAACCAGCAAAAAGATTAGATACCGTACAAGAATACTACTTCTCTAAAAAATTAAGAGAAGTTAGAGAGTTGGCAGCAGCAGGAAAACCAATTATCAATATGGGAATTGGTAGCCCTGATTTATTGCCTCCTACTAATGTAATTAATGCTATTCAAGAAAGTTTTGGAGATGCAACTGCTCATAAATATCAAAGTTATCAAGGATTACCTGAATTAAGAAACGCAATTTCTAAGTTCTATAATGAAAAATTTGGAGTAGCCTCTAATCCTGAAAATGAAATATTACCTTTAATGGGTAGTAAAGAAGGAATTATGCATATTTCTATGGCTTTTTTAAATGAAGGCGATAAAGTATTAATTCCAAACCCTGGTTATCCGACTTATACTTCTGTTACTAAATTAGTCGGTGCAACACCACTTTTTTACAACTTAAGTGATACAACTAACTGGCAACCAAACTTTGAAGAATTAGAAAAGTTAGATTTAGAAAACGTAAAAATTATGTGGGTGAATTATCCGCATATGCCAACGGGAACAAACGCAACTTTAGAAACTTTTGAAAAATTAGTAGCTTTTGGTAAAAAACATCAAATATTAATTGTTAATGATAATCCGTATAGTTTTATATTAAATGATAATCCTATCAGTATTTTACAAGTGGATGGTGCTAAAGAGATTGCTTTAGAATTAAATTCATTAAGTAAAACATTTAACATGGCAGGCTGGCGTGTTGGTATGGTTTTGGGTAATGCTAACTTTATCAATCAAATATTAAAGGTTAAAAGTAATATGGATTCTGGTATGTTTTACGGAATTCAAAAAGGTGCTATTGAAGCTTTACATTTATCTGATGAATGGTTTATCGCTCAGAATAAAATATATGAAGAGCGTAGAAATTTAATTTTTAAACTTGCTGATAAATTAAACTGTACTTATAATAAAAACTCAACAGGTTTGTTTGTTTGGGCTAAAATCCCTGAAGGAAAAACATCCGAAGAAACTGCCGATGAAATTTTATACGGAAAAGATATATTTATTACTCCTGGAACTGTTTTTGGTTCGCAAGGAGAAGGTTATATTCGTTTTTCATTATGTATTACAAAAGAAGTAATTAAAGAAGCAATTAATAGATTTGCCTAA
- a CDS encoding prephenate dehydratase, producing the protein MKQIIAIQGAEGSNHHKVARDFYGTTIGLKECMSFDVLVDSLLDKTADVGIMALENTIAGSIIPNYALIDKNNLQIIGEEYLNIHHHLMALPNQKIEDITEVCSHPMALLQCKEFLKKHKHIKLVEDVDTAEVAKRIAKNNLKGVAAIAPKIAAEIFGLNVIEDDIQTMKENSTRFVIVQTKESSNGIDTINKASLKFVLDHKRGSLATLLNVLSDCKMNLTKIQSLPVIEAPWKYSFFVDVTFNEYKNYEKAISIIKIMAEEFKVLGAYKNGRK; encoded by the coding sequence ATGAAACAAATTATAGCAATTCAAGGAGCAGAAGGATCTAACCATCATAAAGTAGCTCGTGATTTTTATGGCACTACAATTGGATTAAAAGAATGTATGTCTTTTGATGTTTTAGTAGATAGCTTACTTGATAAAACAGCAGATGTTGGTATTATGGCGTTAGAGAATACTATTGCAGGCTCTATTATTCCTAATTATGCTTTAATTGATAAAAATAATTTACAAATAATTGGTGAAGAATATTTAAATATTCATCATCATTTAATGGCACTTCCTAATCAAAAAATTGAAGATATTACCGAAGTATGTTCGCATCCGATGGCACTACTACAATGTAAAGAGTTTTTAAAAAAACATAAACATATTAAATTAGTAGAAGATGTTGATACTGCCGAAGTAGCCAAAAGAATTGCTAAAAATAACTTAAAAGGAGTTGCTGCCATTGCACCAAAAATTGCAGCGGAAATTTTTGGTTTAAATGTTATTGAAGATGACATTCAAACCATGAAAGAAAATTCAACCCGATTTGTTATTGTACAAACTAAAGAATCTAGTAACGGAATTGATACGATAAATAAAGCTTCCTTGAAATTTGTACTAGACCATAAAAGAGGTAGTTTAGCTACTCTTTTAAATGTATTAAGCGATTGCAAAATGAATTTAACAAAAATACAATCGTTACCAGTAATTGAAGCTCCTTGGAAATACTCGTTTTTTGTAGATGTTACCTTTAATGAATATAAAAATTACGAAAAGGCAATTTCTATTATTAAAATAATGGCAGAAGAATTTAAAGTATTAGGAGCATATAAAAACGGAAGAAAATAA
- a CDS encoding prephenate dehydrogenase, giving the protein MNVFVIGVGLIGGSMVLDIQREYPEAVVYGIDASENHLDEAKKIGVIHHKSTFSELEKASIVIISIPVDVQIAIIPKVLDIIADDCLVLDVGSTKANICEAIKNHPKRRNFLATHPIAGTEFSGPTAAHENLFKQKTNIICEVEKTAFKLQEIALDIFSKLGMRIRYMDAKSHDKHIAYVSHLSHISSFMLGKTVIEKEKNERDIFDMAGSGFASTVRLAKSSPAMWTAIFKQNKDNVVETLDEYINNLQQFKELILEDDFTEIHNEMESTNHIKQILNGIK; this is encoded by the coding sequence ATGAACGTATTTGTAATTGGTGTTGGTTTAATTGGTGGAAGCATGGTTTTAGATATTCAAAGAGAATATCCTGAGGCTGTTGTTTATGGAATTGATGCCAGCGAAAATCATTTAGATGAAGCTAAAAAAATTGGCGTAATTCATCATAAATCAACGTTTAGCGAATTAGAAAAAGCAAGTATTGTAATTATTTCAATACCTGTTGATGTTCAAATAGCAATAATACCTAAAGTTTTAGATATTATTGCTGATGATTGTTTAGTTTTAGATGTAGGTTCTACAAAAGCAAACATTTGTGAAGCTATTAAAAATCATCCGAAGCGAAGAAATTTTTTAGCAACACACCCTATTGCAGGTACTGAATTTTCAGGACCAACAGCAGCACATGAGAATTTGTTTAAACAAAAAACAAATATTATTTGTGAAGTAGAAAAAACAGCTTTCAAATTACAAGAAATAGCTTTAGATATTTTCTCAAAATTAGGAATGAGAATTCGTTATATGGATGCAAAATCGCACGATAAACACATTGCGTATGTATCTCATTTATCGCATATCAGTTCTTTTATGTTAGGAAAAACTGTTATCGAAAAAGAAAAAAACGAACGTGATATTTTTGATATGGCAGGTTCTGGTTTTGCTTCAACAGTACGTTTAGCAAAAAGTTCACCAGCAATGTGGACAGCTATTTTTAAACAAAATAAAGACAATGTTGTAGAAACTTTGGATGAGTATATCAATAATTTACAACAATTTAAAGAATTAATACTAGAAGATGATTTTACTGAAATCCATAACGAAATGGAAAGTACAAATCACATAAAACAAATATTAAACGGCATAAAATAA